From Calothrix sp. PCC 6303, a single genomic window includes:
- a CDS encoding response regulator transcription factor, which yields MSTVLIVEDSIAQREMITDLLKASGLTVTHASDGLEALEVILSAPPDLVVLDIVMPRMNGYEVCRRLKSDPKTQNVPVVMCSSKGEEFDRYWGMKQGADAYIAKPFQPTELVGTVKQLLRG from the coding sequence ATGAGCACAGTTCTGATTGTGGAAGACAGTATCGCCCAAAGGGAAATGATCACAGACCTACTGAAAGCGAGCGGCTTGACAGTTACCCATGCCAGTGACGGACTCGAAGCGTTAGAAGTAATTTTGAGCGCACCTCCTGACTTAGTAGTATTGGATATTGTGATGCCTCGAATGAATGGTTATGAAGTTTGTCGCAGGCTGAAATCTGACCCCAAAACCCAAAACGTACCCGTGGTGATGTGTTCATCAAAAGGAGAAGAATTTGATCGTTATTGGGGAATGAAGCAGGGAGCAGATGCTTATATAGCAAAACCCTTTCAACCAACCGAGTTGGTAGGAACAGTTAAACAACTGCTGCGAGGATGA
- a CDS encoding bifunctional serine/threonine-protein kinase/formylglycine-generating enzyme family protein: MQPGTTLRNRYQIIKLLGSGGFGETYLAEDLGIPINPKPKCVVKRLKTQNRNNKELEWLKNSFEQEAATLYNLGKLHPQIPNLSEYFQLGNEFYLVQDFIDGVDLTKIITLGKKIPEVAVTQLLQEILEVLVIVHQQNIIHRDINPKNIMRRHGDGKVILIDFGAVKQIMFKNSGQTSLTAGVGTPGFMPLEQFNGKPKLASDIYAVGMVAVQALTGTPPHLLDDDEDGEVIWQDRVNISIRFAEVLTRMVNRRVSQRYQNAAEALEAMQLLNQPIAPTIILPVLPLQVFQFQTVTVDKTGKVTKREQKQARYFVEDLGNGVTLEMVEIPGGTFMMGSPKTEAGRRDNESPHHQVTVPSFLMGKYPVTQAQYQAIMGTNPAYFKGVNRPVEQVSWDDAVELCEKLSQKTGKIYRLPSEAEWEYACRAGTTTPFYFGETITNDLANFDGRKYTYASAPKGVYRGETTEVGKFSPNAFGLYDMHGNVWECCQDSWHGNYNEAPSDSNAWIDNDNQYKILRGGSWNYLPGYCRSAFRFNDISRVNVDYFIGFRVVCGVGRTLP, from the coding sequence ATGCAGCCAGGAACAACTCTCCGCAACCGCTACCAAATCATCAAACTACTAGGAAGCGGTGGATTTGGCGAAACCTACCTCGCTGAAGATTTAGGTATACCCATCAATCCTAAACCTAAATGCGTCGTCAAACGTCTCAAGACTCAAAATCGCAACAACAAGGAATTAGAGTGGTTAAAAAATTCCTTCGAGCAAGAAGCAGCCACTCTGTACAATTTGGGTAAACTACATCCCCAAATTCCCAACTTATCCGAATATTTCCAACTTGGGAACGAGTTCTATTTAGTTCAGGATTTTATCGACGGGGTTGATTTAACCAAAATCATCACCCTAGGGAAAAAAATTCCCGAAGTTGCAGTCACGCAACTACTGCAAGAAATTTTAGAAGTATTGGTAATTGTCCATCAACAGAATATTATCCACCGCGATATTAATCCCAAAAATATCATGCGTCGTCACGGTGATGGCAAAGTCATATTAATTGACTTTGGTGCAGTCAAACAAATCATGTTCAAAAACTCCGGGCAAACCAGTTTGACAGCGGGAGTGGGAACACCTGGTTTTATGCCATTAGAACAGTTTAACGGTAAACCCAAACTAGCCAGCGATATCTATGCTGTGGGGATGGTAGCAGTACAAGCATTGACGGGAACACCACCCCATTTGTTGGATGACGATGAAGATGGGGAAGTAATTTGGCAGGATAGGGTAAATATTAGTATCAGATTTGCGGAAGTGTTGACGAGGATGGTAAATCGTCGAGTCAGTCAGCGTTATCAAAATGCCGCAGAAGCTTTAGAAGCAATGCAATTATTGAATCAACCCATTGCCCCGACAATTATTTTACCAGTTTTACCCCTGCAAGTATTTCAATTTCAAACCGTCACCGTTGATAAAACAGGGAAGGTGACAAAACGGGAACAGAAGCAAGCAAGGTATTTTGTCGAAGACTTGGGGAATGGTGTCACCTTGGAGATGGTAGAGATACCAGGGGGAACATTCATGATGGGTTCTCCAAAAACAGAAGCAGGAAGAAGGGACAATGAAAGTCCACACCATCAAGTTACTGTTCCAAGTTTCTTGATGGGGAAATATCCAGTTACTCAAGCCCAGTATCAAGCGATTATGGGGACAAATCCTGCTTATTTCAAAGGTGTAAATCGACCTGTAGAACAAGTATCTTGGGATGATGCGGTGGAATTATGTGAGAAATTAAGCCAGAAAACTGGAAAAATCTATAGATTACCCAGTGAAGCAGAATGGGAATATGCTTGTCGTGCGGGGACAACTACACCATTCTATTTTGGTGAGACGATTACTAATGATTTAGCTAATTTCGATGGAAGAAAGTACACTTACGCTTCTGCACCGAAAGGGGTTTATAGAGGAGAAACGACAGAAGTAGGTAAATTTTCACCTAATGCTTTTGGTTTGTACGATATGCATGGGAATGTGTGGGAATGTTGCCAAGATTCCTGGCATGGCAATTATAATGAAGCACCGAGTGATAGTAATGCGTGGATTGATAATGATAATCAATACAAGATACTGCGCGGTGGTTCCTGGAACTACCTTCCTGGGTACTGCCGTTCTGCGTTCCGTTTCAACGACATTTCGCGCGTCAATGTCGACTACTTTATTGGTTTTCGTGTTGTTTGTGGGGTCGGGAGGACTCTTCCATAG
- a CDS encoding chemotaxis protein CheW, producing MVSKPDFFAGTGEDQFRPELQVESPEGELHLRFFIPSHQEFALLATGIREVIELSPDRITPIPNASPLLLGTLNLRGRVIWVADLGQFLGDTTVLNTDRAEISVIAIEEQDTIVGLAVEEIGGMDWLDVQNLVAPMNIPDTMAPFLRGEWKLNTGQHQCLRLLDQTAILRSARWAG from the coding sequence ATGGTGAGTAAACCGGACTTTTTCGCAGGGACTGGTGAAGATCAGTTCCGTCCTGAATTACAAGTAGAAAGTCCTGAAGGTGAGTTACATCTAAGATTTTTCATTCCCTCACACCAGGAGTTTGCACTTCTGGCAACAGGTATCCGCGAAGTAATCGAACTTAGTCCCGATCGAATTACTCCGATTCCGAATGCTTCCCCTTTGCTTTTGGGTACCCTAAATTTACGAGGTCGAGTAATTTGGGTGGCTGACTTAGGTCAATTCTTAGGCGATACAACAGTCCTAAATACTGATCGGGCAGAGATATCTGTCATTGCCATTGAAGAACAAGACACAATCGTCGGTCTAGCAGTGGAAGAAATTGGTGGTATGGATTGGCTGGATGTGCAAAATTTAGTGGCACCCATGAACATTCCAGACACAATGGCTCCTTTTTTACGAGGAGAGTGGAAATTAAATACTGGTCAACATCAGTGTTTGCGATTGCTGGATCAAACAGCAATTTTGCGAAGCGCAAGATGGGCAGGATGA
- a CDS encoding ribonuclease J codes for MAKNDTLGSLKIIPLGGLHEIGKNTCIFEYDDEIILLDAGLAFPTDGMHGVNIVLPDMTYVRENRHKIKGMIVTHGHEDHIGGIAFHLKQFEIPVIYGPRLALAMLEGKLEEAGVRDRTELRSVKPRDTVRIGKHFLVEYIRNTHSIADSFTVAIHTPIGVVIHTGDFKFDHTPVDGEHFDLQRLAEHGEKGVLCLLSDSTNSEIPGFTPSERSVYPNLDRAIAQASGRIFITTFASSVHRINMILELAKKHNRVVSVVGRSMLNLIAHARNLGYIKCEDSLLKPLNAIRNLPNEQVLILTTGSQGETMSAMTRIAKKEHQHIRIREGDTVVFSANPIPGNTIAVVNVIDKLMMQGAKVIYGRDKGMHVSGHGCQEDQKLMLSLTRPKFFVPVHGEHRMLVKHSETAQSVGVPKENMVLIDNGDVIELTPNSLRVAGKVPAGLELVDISGSGMVSAKVLQERQKMAEEGLVTVAAAIDWNGKLMARPEIHLRGVVTSIEKPMLQKWIQQRIEEILTARWSEFVQTFDGKIEVDWAAVQGLIERDLARSLRKELHCQPTVTLLMQTPEEATMKAETTATTATPTATNTASIPAPVIANDGRRRRTRTTAQVAS; via the coding sequence ATGGCTAAAAACGACACTTTAGGTTCCTTAAAAATTATCCCCTTGGGTGGATTGCACGAAATTGGTAAGAATACATGCATTTTTGAATACGATGATGAGATCATCCTTCTAGATGCCGGATTAGCTTTCCCTACAGATGGGATGCATGGTGTAAATATTGTCCTTCCAGATATGACATACGTGCGGGAGAATAGACATAAAATCAAGGGTATGATTGTCACCCACGGACATGAAGATCATATCGGTGGGATTGCATTTCACCTCAAACAGTTTGAAATTCCTGTAATTTATGGACCTCGGTTAGCATTGGCAATGCTAGAAGGTAAACTGGAAGAAGCAGGAGTACGCGATCGCACTGAACTTAGAAGCGTTAAACCTCGTGATACGGTGAGGATTGGCAAACACTTCTTAGTAGAATATATTCGCAATACCCACTCAATTGCCGATAGTTTTACAGTGGCAATTCATACACCAATAGGAGTAGTAATCCACACAGGTGACTTCAAATTCGACCACACACCAGTTGATGGTGAGCATTTTGACTTGCAGCGTTTAGCAGAACATGGTGAGAAGGGCGTACTCTGTTTATTGAGTGACTCCACCAACTCCGAAATCCCCGGATTTACCCCCTCCGAACGGTCAGTATACCCTAATTTGGATCGTGCGATCGCTCAAGCCAGCGGACGGATATTTATCACCACCTTTGCTTCCAGCGTTCACCGCATCAACATGATTCTGGAACTCGCCAAAAAGCATAACCGTGTCGTCTCCGTAGTTGGACGCTCCATGCTCAACTTGATCGCCCATGCTCGTAACCTGGGATACATCAAGTGTGAAGATAGCCTACTTAAACCCCTCAACGCTATTCGTAACCTACCTAATGAGCAAGTACTAATTTTAACTACTGGTTCTCAGGGTGAAACAATGTCAGCAATGACAAGAATTGCCAAAAAAGAACACCAGCACATTCGCATTCGTGAAGGTGATACCGTAGTTTTCTCCGCCAACCCCATCCCTGGAAACACCATCGCAGTGGTGAACGTCATCGACAAATTGATGATGCAGGGTGCGAAAGTTATATACGGACGCGACAAAGGAATGCACGTATCCGGACACGGCTGTCAAGAAGATCAAAAACTGATGTTATCTTTGACACGTCCCAAATTCTTCGTTCCTGTTCACGGTGAACACCGAATGCTTGTAAAACACTCAGAAACAGCCCAGAGTGTAGGCGTTCCTAAAGAAAACATGGTACTCATCGATAACGGTGATGTAATTGAATTAACTCCTAATTCCCTCCGTGTAGCTGGGAAAGTTCCCGCCGGATTAGAATTAGTTGATATATCAGGTTCAGGAATGGTAAGCGCCAAAGTTCTCCAAGAACGCCAAAAAATGGCAGAAGAAGGACTCGTTACAGTTGCCGCCGCCATCGACTGGAATGGTAAACTCATGGCAAGACCAGAAATCCATCTCCGAGGTGTCGTCACCAGCATTGAAAAACCAATGCTACAAAAATGGATTCAACAGCGAATTGAAGAAATCCTCACTGCCAGATGGTCAGAATTCGTCCAAACCTTTGATGGTAAAATCGAAGTAGATTGGGCAGCAGTCCAAGGATTAATCGAAAGAGACTTAGCGCGATCGCTTCGTAAAGAGTTACATTGTCAGCCAACTGTGACATTGTTAATGCAAACTCCAGAAGAAGCAACAATGAAAGCAGAAACCACAGCTACAACTGCAACTCCAACCGCAACTAACACTGCTTCCATACCCGCACCCGTAATTGCCAATGATGGAAGAAGAAGAAGAACTAGAACTACCGCACAGGTAGCTTCGTAG
- the tilS gene encoding tRNA lysidine(34) synthetase TilS codes for MMWTPLHAKIHRIISSRGLFAKKSRLLIAVSGGQDSLALAKLLLDLQPKWGWDLAVVHFDHCWRDDSQENAQHVQKLMESWQIPFYLETAIETISSEAAAREWRYEILSAIAFSHKYTHIVTGHTQSDRAETLLYNLIRGSGTDGLQSLTWQRQLNHEISLVRPLLTVTRTQTYNFCQELNLPIWEDSTNQDLKYARNRIRNEVLPYLRQHFNQNVESAIAQTAELLQAEVEYLEQAAQELREKATEQGTGEQGEMYLAKINRQILKTAPLALQRRVMRQILQETLSISPNFQQIEKLTALITAPNRTQTDPFSGNALAFVQRDWIYLQNLPLGGKKSNPDNC; via the coding sequence ATTATGTGGACTCCTCTCCATGCAAAAATTCATCGAATAATTAGTAGTCGCGGATTGTTTGCTAAAAAATCGCGGTTGTTGATTGCTGTTTCTGGGGGACAGGATTCTTTGGCTTTGGCAAAGCTACTTTTAGATTTACAACCCAAGTGGGGATGGGATTTAGCTGTTGTTCATTTTGATCATTGTTGGCGTGATGATTCTCAAGAAAATGCCCAACATGTGCAAAAACTCATGGAAAGTTGGCAAATACCGTTTTATTTGGAAACAGCCATAGAAACCATTAGTAGTGAAGCTGCTGCTAGAGAATGGCGGTATGAAATTCTGAGCGCGATCGCATTCTCCCACAAATACACCCATATCGTTACCGGACACACTCAAAGCGATCGCGCTGAGACTCTACTCTATAATTTAATCCGTGGTAGTGGTACCGATGGTTTACAGTCTCTCACCTGGCAACGTCAATTAAATCATGAAATTTCTTTGGTGCGTCCCCTATTGACGGTCACTAGAACACAAACATACAACTTTTGTCAAGAGCTAAATCTACCGATTTGGGAAGATTCCACCAATCAAGATTTGAAATATGCCCGCAATCGCATCCGGAATGAGGTATTACCCTATTTGCGGCAGCATTTTAATCAAAATGTTGAATCAGCTATAGCCCAAACTGCCGAATTACTCCAAGCAGAAGTGGAATATTTGGAACAAGCAGCCCAGGAATTAAGGGAAAAGGCTACGGAGCAGGGAACGGGGGAGCAGGGGGAAATGTATTTAGCAAAAATTAATCGTCAAATATTAAAAACCGCACCACTAGCCTTACAAAGACGAGTGATGCGGCAAATTTTACAAGAAACTCTAAGTATTTCCCCTAATTTTCAGCAAATTGAAAAGCTAACAGCATTAATTACAGCACCCAATCGGACACAAACAGACCCTTTCAGCGGGAATGCCCTCGCATTCGTCCAACGAGACTGGATTTATCTCCAAAATCTTCCATTGGGTGGTAAAAAGTCAAACCCTGATAACTGCTAA
- a CDS encoding formylglycine-generating enzyme family protein codes for MQIFQFSTVTVDKTGKVTQQEQKEAKYLVEDLGNGVTLEMVQIPRGTFMMGSPKTEAGRYDNESPQHQVTVPAFLMGKYLVTQSQYQIIMETNPARFKGKNRPVEKVSWDDAVKFCEKLSQRTGKTYRLPSEAEWEYACRAGTATPFYFGETITTDLVNYDGNSSYASVSTGVCRRETTEVGKLPPNAFGLYDMYGNVWEWCQDTWHSNYNNAPSDGSAWIDNNHHQSQVLRGGSWDNYAVNCRSAFRSYYYPIYNFDMVGFRLVCGVP; via the coding sequence ATGCAAATATTTCAATTTTCAACTGTCACCGTTGATAAAACAGGAAAAGTGACACAGCAAGAACAGAAAGAAGCAAAATATTTAGTTGAAGATTTGGGAAACGGTGTCACCTTGGAGATGGTACAGATTCCAAGGGGAACATTCATGATGGGTTCTCCAAAAACAGAAGCAGGAAGATATGACAATGAAAGTCCACAGCATCAGGTTACTGTTCCTGCTTTCTTAATGGGGAAATATCTTGTCACCCAATCACAGTATCAAATCATTATGGAGACAAATCCTGCTAGATTCAAAGGTAAAAATCGACCTGTAGAAAAAGTATCTTGGGATGATGCGGTGAAGTTTTGTGAGAAATTAAGCCAGAGGACAGGCAAAACCTATAGATTACCAAGTGAAGCGGAATGGGAATATGCTTGTCGTGCTGGCACAGCTACACCATTTTATTTTGGTGAGACGATAACCACTGATTTAGTTAATTACGACGGAAATTCTAGTTACGCTTCTGTTTCAACAGGGGTTTGCAGAAGAGAAACTACAGAAGTTGGAAAACTACCACCCAATGCCTTTGGTTTGTACGATATGTATGGGAATGTGTGGGAATGGTGTCAAGATACCTGGCATAGTAATTATAATAATGCACCGAGCGATGGTAGTGCATGGATTGATAATAATCATCATCAATCCCAGGTGCTGCGAGGTGGTTCTTGGGACAACTATGCTGTTAATTGCCGCTCCGCTTTTCGCAGTTACTACTACCCCATCTACAATTTTGATATGGTTGGTTTTCGGCTTGTGTGCGGTGTTCCATAG
- a CDS encoding response regulator, with translation MQGNLNEIDIRSILQLIELGQRTGILFVETDTENHYQGGKQTSQQTLISKSYWYRNQQKCWLVFFEHGKIVYAIDGNHNLSRLQAYLRHYRLQVRLSKAKLAASLSSSLPEYACLWLLISENTISLSQAHSIIHSFIQEAIFDLLSLYQGTFSFKSSSPLTPQLATWETTALVAQIMPQVQEWKQLYPYIDSPEQLPHIVDMLRLKASLPVKTVDKLQRWADGKTSLRQLSRYLNRDILTVARAIYPYVHQGWLKMVYKNSYNPEAELKKQCNQQHRQELRIVCINDNASTSKSIESILRSHNHQLHLQQSLQIHTFTNPFEALAHLFQIQPHLILCDIMMPELNGYEICAMLRHSEAFRYLPILMLLNKDSMIYNIKSTIAGATDYLITPFQDTELLILVNKYLTFS, from the coding sequence ATGCAGGGAAATCTAAATGAAATAGACATTCGCAGTATCCTGCAACTGATTGAACTTGGACAGAGAACTGGGATACTGTTTGTTGAGACTGACACAGAAAATCATTATCAAGGGGGTAAACAAACTTCTCAGCAAACTTTAATTAGTAAATCTTACTGGTATCGCAATCAACAAAAATGTTGGTTAGTTTTCTTTGAACACGGTAAAATTGTCTACGCTATTGATGGCAATCACAACTTATCGCGTCTCCAAGCTTACTTACGGCACTATCGCCTCCAAGTACGACTCAGTAAAGCAAAACTAGCAGCCTCTTTATCTTCTTCACTGCCGGAATATGCCTGTCTATGGTTGCTGATTTCCGAAAATACAATTAGTCTTAGCCAAGCTCACAGTATTATTCACAGCTTTATTCAGGAAGCAATTTTTGATCTTTTGAGCTTGTATCAAGGAACCTTTAGTTTTAAATCTAGTTCCCCACTCACCCCGCAATTAGCTACTTGGGAGACAACTGCCTTAGTGGCTCAAATTATGCCCCAAGTCCAAGAGTGGAAACAACTATATCCTTATATCGATTCCCCCGAACAACTACCACATATTGTGGATATGTTACGGTTGAAAGCCTCGTTACCAGTAAAAACAGTCGATAAATTACAGCGTTGGGCAGATGGTAAAACATCTTTACGGCAGTTGTCTCGCTATCTCAACCGTGACATCCTGACTGTCGCAAGGGCAATTTACCCATACGTACACCAAGGCTGGTTAAAAATGGTATATAAAAATTCATATAATCCGGAGGCTGAGTTAAAAAAACAATGTAATCAACAACATCGACAAGAATTGAGAATTGTATGTATAAATGATAATGCCAGCACCAGTAAGTCAATTGAATCGATCTTGCGATCGCATAATCATCAGTTACACTTACAGCAATCACTCCAGATTCATACCTTTACAAATCCCTTTGAAGCACTGGCTCATTTATTTCAAATCCAGCCACATTTAATACTTTGCGATATCATGATGCCAGAATTAAATGGTTACGAAATTTGTGCTATGCTGCGACATTCAGAGGCATTCAGGTACTTACCTATACTTATGCTACTAAATAAAGATAGTATGATTTATAACATTAAGTCCACAATAGCAGGAGCCACAGATTATCTGATCACACCCTTTCAGGATACTGAGTTATTAATTTTAGTTAATAAATATTTAACTTTTAGTTAA
- the hmpF gene encoding pilus motility taxis protein HmpF translates to MLYLAEVQKQKGGLLGGGNKAELKLLACQRNDQSWSGVSDESVIPDDASKLNDGALIMVELTPQRQVQRIQEAGRPLVTILQNFSRQLEKFKVKEEEINQWKDSLTYQAQELSRRELEMEDRIAQLEQMEEELKGFETDRQEVDKISNETASLKEEIERSRQELEGAWEHLRGEQRRLEERQSEGCVLDPEQGKVLNELLLQLANHVPVNESVEDNSNSAVAAVESQQTLLNPFWEQFQQQQQEVEEKEQELERLSQEFAVTQEEWQQIQITLEQQSAELKANAIALDAKLDCVGILNQQLQSQEQLYQQVYSLAATTGEGLDNDNDAASLESMSLEELEQIVRDLKEKLEIDSSFVNDQEQELNHKQAAIEELQQKISQTIESERIFLEEELIDEKDLYQMLNETLVGQRRSLSQRQQKLQQHQNVLLRRQGKPFNSTQAESSVDLKPILVQIESFKQHYSQQLATLEREIDQMRSSLDLAQEILKQQVQEQETKQETIKALDENISLLRVTAAESRAKLSLYQEILQPVQDALDELRLKVQGIVEGLGQMRETGGQQLQIVSQIQEAFNQLTVNS, encoded by the coding sequence GTGCTGTATTTAGCAGAAGTACAAAAACAAAAAGGTGGATTGCTCGGCGGTGGAAACAAAGCCGAATTGAAACTACTAGCTTGCCAACGAAATGACCAAAGTTGGAGTGGTGTTTCAGATGAATCTGTTATTCCAGATGATGCTAGCAAACTCAATGATGGTGCGCTGATCATGGTGGAATTAACTCCCCAGCGTCAAGTTCAGCGGATCCAAGAAGCTGGTCGTCCTCTTGTAACTATTTTGCAGAATTTTTCCCGGCAGTTGGAAAAATTTAAGGTGAAAGAAGAGGAAATAAATCAGTGGAAGGATTCCCTAACTTACCAAGCGCAGGAACTGAGTCGTCGTGAGTTGGAAATGGAAGATCGCATTGCCCAACTTGAGCAGATGGAAGAGGAGTTAAAAGGATTTGAGACTGATAGGCAGGAAGTTGATAAAATCAGTAACGAAACTGCAAGCCTTAAGGAAGAAATTGAGCGCAGTCGTCAAGAACTTGAAGGTGCTTGGGAGCATTTGCGTGGTGAACAACGTCGTCTGGAGGAGCGTCAATCTGAAGGTTGTGTCCTAGATCCTGAACAGGGTAAAGTGCTAAATGAGTTGCTCTTACAGCTTGCTAACCATGTTCCTGTAAATGAATCTGTAGAGGATAACTCAAATTCTGCTGTAGCAGCGGTTGAATCTCAGCAAACGTTGTTGAATCCATTTTGGGAGCAATTTCAACAGCAGCAGCAAGAGGTTGAAGAAAAAGAACAAGAACTAGAGCGATTGAGTCAGGAGTTTGCTGTCACTCAGGAGGAGTGGCAACAAATACAGATAACCTTGGAACAGCAATCAGCGGAGTTGAAAGCAAATGCGATCGCGTTGGATGCAAAACTGGATTGTGTAGGTATTCTCAATCAACAGCTACAATCTCAAGAACAACTTTATCAACAGGTTTATTCCTTAGCTGCAACCACAGGAGAAGGATTAGACAATGATAATGACGCGGCAAGCTTGGAGTCGATGTCTCTTGAGGAATTGGAACAAATTGTTCGAGATTTAAAAGAAAAGTTAGAAATAGATTCTAGTTTTGTTAATGATCAAGAGCAAGAACTTAATCATAAACAGGCAGCAATTGAAGAACTACAACAGAAAATTAGTCAAACTATAGAATCCGAACGGATTTTTCTGGAAGAAGAACTAATTGATGAAAAAGATCTTTATCAGATGTTGAATGAAACGCTAGTGGGACAACGCCGCAGCTTATCACAGCGTCAACAAAAGTTGCAACAGCATCAAAATGTTTTGTTACGACGACAAGGAAAACCATTCAATAGCACACAAGCTGAAAGTTCTGTTGATTTGAAGCCGATTTTGGTTCAAATTGAAAGTTTCAAGCAACATTATTCGCAGCAATTGGCGACTTTAGAGCGAGAAATTGATCAAATGCGCTCAAGTTTGGATTTGGCTCAGGAAATACTTAAACAGCAAGTTCAAGAACAAGAGACAAAGCAAGAAACTATTAAAGCCTTGGATGAAAATATCTCCTTGTTGCGTGTGACTGCTGCTGAATCTAGGGCAAAGTTGAGTTTGTATCAAGAGATTTTACAGCCAGTTCAAGATGCTTTGGATGAATTGCGGCTAAAAGTTCAAGGGATTGTTGAGGGTTTGGGACAAATGCGAGAAACTGGTGGACAACAGTTACAAATAGTTTCCCAAATTCAAGAAGCGTTTAATCAGTTAACAGTTAACAGTTAG
- a CDS encoding KGK domain-containing protein has translation MEREFQRLHHNEVVSVNSETFENLEVSNTFKVIQLLAVIKELVGLDAVESSLFDQGIDCEVLKFRAQDWKKGKVRLTLEFCPDQIESPLEDFMD, from the coding sequence ATGGAAAGGGAATTTCAGCGTTTGCATCATAATGAGGTTGTGTCTGTAAATTCAGAAACATTTGAGAATTTAGAAGTATCAAATACTTTTAAAGTGATTCAACTATTGGCAGTAATTAAAGAATTAGTTGGATTAGATGCAGTAGAATCATCATTATTTGATCAAGGAATTGATTGTGAAGTGTTGAAATTCCGTGCTCAAGATTGGAAGAAGGGAAAAGTACGATTAACTCTAGAATTTTGTCCTGATCAGATTGAATCACCCCTCGAAGATTTTATGGATTAG